The following proteins come from a genomic window of Malus domestica chromosome 02, GDT2T_hap1:
- the LOC103418438 gene encoding haloacid dehalogenase-like hydrolase domain-containing protein Sgpp: MLALPSSRLVPSHHFPKTHLQKTHTRNPTKSGSTSLTMASLTSNAHPLDRKSSLACVAPLEAILFDIDGTLCDSDPFHYYAFREMLQEVGFNGGVPITEEFYSEKITGGHNEYLCSILFPDWDIERARQFLVDKEAMFRRLISEKIEPLKGLPRLRQWIEKQGLRRAAVTNAPKLNAELILSKLKLTDFFEIVVLGEECIRAKPFPDPYLTALEKLNLSNEHAFIFEDSVSGVKAGVAAGMPVVGLGTRNPEEALINAGASFVIKDFDDPKLWEALEEIVKKVE; this comes from the exons ATGCTCGCTCTCCCTTCTTCTCGTCTTGTTCCTTCTCACCACTTTCCCAAAACCCATCTCCAGAAAACTCACACACGCAACCCCACTAAATCCGGATCTACCTCACTAACAATGGCGTCCCTTACATCAAATGCTCACCCACTCGATAg AAAATCTTCTCTAGCTTGTGTCGCACCTCTAGAAGCAATTCTATTTGATATTGATGGAACATTGTGTGATTCAGATCCCTTCCATTATTATGCTTTCCGTGAAATGCTTCAAGAA GTAGGTTTTAATGGTGGGGTTCCTATCACTGAGGAATTCTACAGTGAGAAGATAACTGGAGGTCATAATGAGTATCTTTGTAGTATCCTCTTTCCTGATTGGGATATCGAAAGAGCAAGACAGTTTTTGGTAGATAAGGAAGCCATGTTCCGAAG ATTGATATCTGAAAAGATAGAACCCCTTAAGGGCCTACCTAGGTTGCGCCAATGGATTGAAAAACAAGGCTTGAGACGGGCTGCAGTaacaaatgctccaaaactaaATGCCGAGCTAATATTATCAAAGTTGAAGCTCACGGATTTCTTTGAAATTGTTGTTCTTGGAGAGGAATGCATACGAGCAAAACCATTTCCTGATCCTTACTTGACGGCTCTTGAAAAGCTTAACCTGTCAAACGAGCATGCCTTCATCTTTGAG GATTCTGTTTCGGGAGTGAAGGCTGGAGTAGCAGCCGGAATGCCGGTAGTGGGTTTAGGCACAAGGAACCCCGAGGAAGCATTGATTAATGCGGGAGCCTCCTTTGTTATTAAAGATTTTGATGACCCAAAATTGTGGGAAGCACTGGAAGAGATTGTGAAGAAGGTGGAGTAA
- the LOC103407120 gene encoding haloacid dehalogenase-like hydrolase domain-containing protein Sgpp codes for MLALPSSRLVPSHHFPKTHIQKTHTRNPTKSGSTSLTMASLSSNAHPLDRKSSLACVAPLEAILFDIDGTLCDSDPFHYYAFREMLQEVGFNGGVPITEEFFSEKIAGVHNEYLCSILFPDWDIERARQFLVDKEAMFRRFISEKIEPLKGLPRLRQWIEKPGFRRAAVTNATKLNAELILSKLKLTDFFEIVVLGEECIRAKPFPDPYLTALEKLNLSNEHAFIFEDSVLGVKAGVAAGMPVVGLGTRNPEEALINAGASFVIKDFDDPKLWEALEEIVKKVE; via the exons ATGCTCGCTCTCCCTTCTTCTCGTCTTGTTCCTTCTCACCACTTTCCCAAAACCCATATCCAGAAAACTCACACACGCAACCCCACTAAATCCGGATCTACCTCACTAACAATGGCCTCCCTTTCATCAAATGCTCACCCGCTCGATAg AAAATCTTCTCTAGCTTGTGTCGCACCTCTAGAAGCAATTCTATTTGATATTGATGGAACATTGTGTGATTCAGATCCCTTCCATTATTATGCTTTCCGTGAAATGCTTCAAGAA GTAGGTTTTAATGGTGGGGTTCCTATCACTGAGGAATTCTTCAGTGAGAAGATAGCTGGAGTTCATAATGAGTATCTTTGTAGTATCCTCTTTCCTGATTGGGATATCGAAAGAGCAAGACAGTTTTTGGTAGATAAGGAAGCCATGTTCCGAAG ATTTATATCTGAAAAGATAGAACCTCTTAAGGGCCTCCCTAGGTTGCGCCAATGGATTGAAAAACCAGGCTTCAGAAGGGCTGCAGTAACAAATGCTACAAAACTAAATGCCGAGCTAATATTATCAAAGTTGAAGCTCACGGATTTCTTTGAAATTGTTGTTCTTGGAGAGGAATGCATACGAGCAAAACCATTTCCTGATCCTTACTTGACGGCTCTTGAAAAGCTTAACCTGTCAAACGAGCATGCTTTCATCTTTGAG GATTCTGTTTTGGGAGTGAAGGCTGGAGTAGCAGCCGGAATGCCAGTAGTGGGTTTAGGCACAAGGAACCCCGAGGAAGCATTGATTAATGCGGGAGCCTCCTTTGTTATTAAAGATTTTGATGACCCAAAATTGTGGGAAGCACTGGAAGAGATTGTGAAGAAGGTGGAGTAA